In one window of Maribacter sp. BPC-D8 DNA:
- a CDS encoding glycosyltransferase family 2 protein, translating to MQPVTTSLLSVVVPLYNEQDNAALLTQKIHESLVGYDYQIIYIDDFSTDNTKKVVKGLKDDKVHLIELKKNYGQSLALAAGLDYAEGEYIITMDGDLQNDPSDIPQMLTYAVSGEYDVVTGIRQKRKDSLVKKIPSKIANFLVRRVTKLDIKDNGCALKVFTRDIAKDLNLYGEMHRFITLLAFLEGGQIKQVPVKHHARHAGVSKYGLERVFKVVADMMLLLFIRKYFQRPIHLFGISGFLMISAGVLINLYLLIVKLGFGEDIGTRPLLTFGMMLIFAGIQLFTIGIVMELLIRTYYESQNKRPYRIKKVSVGGEVK from the coding sequence ATGCAACCTGTTACCACTTCCCTACTTTCGGTAGTTGTTCCTTTATATAACGAACAAGACAATGCGGCTCTTCTAACACAGAAAATCCACGAAAGCTTGGTTGGCTACGATTATCAAATTATTTATATAGATGATTTCTCGACCGACAACACCAAAAAAGTAGTAAAAGGTCTTAAAGATGATAAGGTTCATTTAATTGAATTGAAGAAAAATTACGGACAGAGTTTAGCCCTGGCTGCAGGTCTTGATTATGCCGAAGGAGAATATATTATTACAATGGATGGGGATTTGCAAAACGATCCGTCTGATATTCCTCAAATGCTGACTTATGCCGTTAGTGGTGAATATGATGTAGTAACCGGTATTCGTCAAAAAAGGAAAGATTCTCTTGTTAAAAAAATACCTTCTAAAATTGCTAATTTTCTGGTACGCCGTGTTACCAAATTAGATATTAAAGATAACGGTTGTGCCTTAAAAGTTTTTACTAGGGATATAGCCAAAGACTTAAATTTATATGGTGAAATGCACAGGTTTATTACCCTACTGGCATTTCTTGAAGGCGGACAAATAAAGCAAGTACCAGTAAAACATCATGCACGTCATGCAGGGGTTTCTAAATACGGACTAGAGCGCGTTTTTAAAGTAGTTGCAGATATGATGCTATTACTTTTTATTCGTAAATACTTTCAACGCCCAATTCACCTATTCGGTATCTCTGGTTTTTTAATGATTTCAGCCGGTGTTCTTATTAATCTTTATTTGCTAATCGTTAAGTTAGGTTTTGGTGAAGATATTGGCACAAGACCTTTATTGACATTTGGTATGATGTTGATATTTGCAGGTATTCAACTATTCACAATAGGTATTGTAATGGAATTATTAATACGTACTTATTATGAATCTCAGAACAAAAGACCATACCGCATTAAAAAAGTAAGTGTAGGTGGCGAAGTTAAATAA
- a CDS encoding lysylphosphatidylglycerol synthase transmembrane domain-containing protein, giving the protein MAKLNKKVTTGLKVLISAVLIYFIFTKINVSEIKDILVKSNPLYLILAAIFFILSKFIGAIRLNLYFHRLNIMLTNASNFKLYLLGMFYNLFLPGGIGGDAYKGYILKKTFDVKTKRMVSVLVLDRLGGLLLLFIYACALLAFHNAEILNGYRWIFLSAIPISVIVFWLLNKKFFNYVLPIFWKTTALSALVQLAQLICIWFILLALNIEMNQISYLIIFLISSIVAVVPLTLGGIGSREVTFFYGAKLLGLDQNISVGVSVLFFLITALVSFIGVWYHFKKIKLELAHTSNHSANE; this is encoded by the coding sequence GTGGCGAAGTTAAATAAGAAAGTAACCACCGGGTTAAAAGTACTGATCAGTGCCGTTTTAATTTATTTCATTTTTACTAAAATAAACGTAAGTGAGATAAAAGACATACTGGTTAAGAGTAATCCGCTTTACTTAATCTTAGCAGCCATATTCTTTATACTTTCTAAGTTCATTGGGGCAATACGCCTAAATCTATATTTTCATAGGCTTAACATCATGCTTACAAATGCAAGCAATTTTAAGCTTTACCTGTTGGGTATGTTCTACAACTTATTTTTACCTGGTGGTATTGGTGGCGATGCATACAAAGGCTATATTCTTAAGAAAACCTTTGATGTCAAAACCAAAAGAATGGTGAGTGTGCTAGTCCTAGATCGTCTTGGCGGACTATTATTACTATTCATATATGCCTGCGCATTATTGGCTTTTCATAATGCTGAAATATTAAATGGCTATCGTTGGATTTTCCTTTCAGCTATACCAATATCAGTTATCGTATTTTGGTTATTGAACAAGAAGTTTTTTAATTATGTACTACCCATATTCTGGAAAACAACAGCGTTATCTGCGCTGGTACAATTGGCACAATTAATTTGTATTTGGTTTATTTTGCTTGCCCTTAATATTGAAATGAATCAAATTTCATATCTCATCATTTTCTTGATTTCATCTATTGTAGCAGTAGTACCATTAACATTAGGAGGCATAGGAAGCCGTGAAGTAACCTTCTTCTATGGCGCAAAACTTTTGGGGCTAGACCAAAATATATCTGTTGGCGTAAGTGTGCTGTTCTTCTTAATAACAGCTTTGGTTTCGTTTATTGGTGTATGGTATCACTTTAAGAAGATTAAATTAGAATTGGCACATACTTCAAACCATTCAGCCAACGAATAG
- a CDS encoding ArnT family glycosyltransferase encodes MISNLRYWFLILLIFLVYVAGMFVTLFENDSAQFSVMAMRMVQENDFFSLFKGPEEYLDKPHMHYWLAALSYKIFGIHDWSYRIPGILSTLLAAYSCYGLGSLLYNKHVGKLAALVFMTAQTIVLGAIDVRTDAVLTGFSILAIWQLAKYIEKGSVSAIAIGAFAAGIAFSTKGQIALLVIGLPILCHLFYTGKWKAFLSWKVLLALFVFAVTITPMLYAYYLQFDLHPEKVIRGKDHRSGIFFIFWEQSFERLSGEGIGKNSSDYFFFFHTFLWVFLPWTILGITAFYTKIQAFIKHKFKNVQDSEFLTVGGITLIFIIISFAQFKLPHYLNITIPLFAVITAAYIYNLYTENKEKTLKYLMIGQYFVLSIVFIASALICFYVFKLRSAVAYVFLIGAAILIIYYALKREGVYMKLITISVCASLLLNAVLNLHFYPNLLDYQGGSSMSKVISEKNIPVNRVYKVGKDYTWSLDFYNQFPVQITTAEGLKDKKDVWVYVNDDEMAMLEDKGFDWDSQLSVDQFRITRLQGKFLNPNTRKKVTRKMHLLHIY; translated from the coding sequence ATGATATCTAATCTAAGGTACTGGTTTTTAATTCTTTTAATTTTCTTGGTATACGTTGCAGGTATGTTTGTAACGTTGTTCGAAAATGATTCTGCACAGTTTTCTGTGATGGCCATGAGAATGGTGCAAGAGAATGATTTTTTTAGCCTTTTTAAAGGTCCTGAAGAGTATTTAGATAAGCCCCACATGCATTACTGGCTAGCTGCCTTATCGTATAAAATATTCGGTATTCATGATTGGTCTTACCGTATTCCAGGCATATTATCCACTTTATTAGCAGCCTATAGTTGTTACGGCTTAGGTAGTCTACTTTATAATAAACATGTTGGTAAACTTGCGGCATTAGTTTTTATGACTGCACAGACTATTGTTTTGGGTGCTATAGACGTTCGTACAGATGCTGTGTTAACCGGCTTCAGTATTTTAGCGATTTGGCAACTGGCAAAATATATTGAGAAGGGTAGTGTGTCGGCTATTGCAATTGGCGCTTTTGCAGCAGGTATCGCTTTCTCTACCAAAGGGCAAATCGCTCTGTTAGTAATAGGATTGCCCATACTTTGTCATTTGTTTTATACAGGTAAATGGAAAGCGTTTTTAAGCTGGAAAGTACTATTGGCGTTGTTTGTATTTGCAGTGACGATAACACCCATGTTATATGCTTATTATTTGCAGTTTGATCTGCATCCAGAAAAGGTGATACGTGGTAAAGATCATCGTAGCGGTATATTTTTTATTTTTTGGGAACAAAGCTTTGAACGTTTAAGCGGTGAAGGTATTGGTAAGAATAGTAGCGATTACTTCTTTTTCTTTCATACATTCTTATGGGTTTTTCTCCCTTGGACGATATTAGGGATTACGGCATTTTACACTAAAATACAGGCATTTATAAAACATAAATTTAAGAACGTTCAAGATTCTGAATTTTTAACTGTTGGCGGAATCACTTTAATTTTTATTATTATCAGTTTTGCGCAATTTAAATTGCCACATTATTTAAATATTACTATTCCACTTTTTGCAGTTATAACTGCTGCTTATATCTATAATTTATACACGGAAAACAAAGAAAAAACGCTGAAGTATTTAATGATAGGGCAGTACTTTGTGCTTAGCATCGTATTTATAGCTTCAGCATTAATATGCTTTTATGTCTTTAAATTAAGAAGTGCAGTGGCATATGTATTTTTAATTGGAGCTGCAATATTGATCATCTATTATGCCTTAAAAAGGGAAGGTGTTTATATGAAGTTGATAACGATTTCGGTCTGTGCATCATTACTTTTGAATGCTGTTTTGAACTTACATTTTTATCCTAATTTATTAGACTACCAAGGTGGGTCTTCAATGTCTAAAGTAATTTCAGAGAAAAATATTCCTGTAAATCGAGTTTATAAAGTAGGTAAAGACTATACGTGGTCTTTAGATTTTTACAATCAGTTTCCTGTTCAAATTACGACCGCAGAAGGTTTAAAAGACAAAAAAGATGTTTGGGTATATGTCAATGATGATGAGATGGCTATGCTAGAGGATAAAGGCTTTGATTGGGATTCTCAGCTCTCTGTTGATCAATTCAGAATAACGCGTTTGCAAGGCAAATTTTTAAATCCGAATACACGTAAGAAAGTAACTCGTAAAATGCACTTATTACATATTTATTAA
- a CDS encoding phosphatase PAP2 family protein, whose translation MLDALLQLDKDFFLYLNGLGTPQWDTFFQFITNKLSALPLYVFLLILSFQKYGGKKTMVLLVSIALLITVTDQLGNFFKYGVARLRPCHDPEVEPYMRLVKSYCGGKFGYFSAHASNSFAIAVFFGIILKSSIKYLGVFLVLWAALVAFSRVYIGVHFPLDIITGAVIGSLFGWLFVKLFIFALRKFSL comes from the coding sequence ATGCTTGATGCGCTTTTACAGTTAGATAAAGACTTTTTTTTATACCTCAATGGGTTGGGTACGCCCCAATGGGATACTTTTTTTCAGTTCATCACCAATAAACTGAGTGCCTTACCTCTCTATGTATTCTTGCTGATCCTTTCGTTTCAGAAATATGGGGGAAAGAAAACAATGGTACTCTTGGTATCTATTGCTCTTTTAATAACGGTTACAGATCAACTAGGTAATTTTTTTAAGTACGGTGTAGCTCGATTACGACCTTGTCATGATCCCGAAGTTGAACCTTATATGCGTTTAGTGAAAAGTTACTGTGGCGGCAAATTTGGTTATTTTTCTGCCCATGCGTCAAATTCATTTGCAATAGCAGTATTTTTTGGTATTATTTTAAAATCTAGTATTAAATATTTAGGGGTGTTTTTAGTACTGTGGGCAGCCTTGGTAGCATTTAGCCGAGTATATATCGGAGTACATTTTCCACTTGATATTATTACTGGTGCTGTAATAGGCTCGCTATTCGGTTGGTTGTTTGTAAAGTTATTTATATTTGCACTTCGCAAATTCTCCCTATGA